Proteins found in one Zea mays cultivar B73 chromosome 1, Zm-B73-REFERENCE-NAM-5.0, whole genome shotgun sequence genomic segment:
- the LOC100277376 gene encoding uncharacterized protein isoform X1 has translation MDAEDERDLLKKIRALEEGQAELKRQVSKLQRRPDRDRRGGSSSSSQPADAATESSPSSRWGRSLTSSTSTGRSSTGTRGTPSV, from the exons ATGGACGCGGAGGACGAGCGTGACCTGTTGAAGAAGATACGGGCGCTGGAGGAGGGCCAGGCCGAGCTCAAGCGACAGGTGTCCAAGCTCCAGCGGCGTCCGGACCGGGACCGCCGCGGCGGCTCCTCCTCGTCGTCGCAGCCCGCCGACGCCGCCACCGAGTCCTCGCCATCCAGTCGCTGGGGCAGGTCGCTCACGTCCTCGACCTCCACGGGAAGGTCCTCTACTG GAACCCGCGGAACGCCGAGCGTCTGA
- the LOC100277376 gene encoding uncharacterized protein isoform X2: MDAEDERDLLKKIRALEEGQAELKRQVSKLQRRPDRDRRGGSSSSSQPADAATESSPSSRWGRSLTSSTSTGRSSTVGFFHPA; encoded by the exons ATGGACGCGGAGGACGAGCGTGACCTGTTGAAGAAGATACGGGCGCTGGAGGAGGGCCAGGCCGAGCTCAAGCGACAGGTGTCCAAGCTCCAGCGGCGTCCGGACCGGGACCGCCGCGGCGGCTCCTCCTCGTCGTCGCAGCCCGCCGACGCCGCCACCGAGTCCTCGCCATCCAGTCGCTGGGGCAGGTCGCTCACGTCCTCGACCTCCACGGGAAGGTCCTCTACTG TGGGATTCTTCCATCCTGCATGA